The following nucleotide sequence is from Halomonas chromatireducens.
CAACCATGTCGATCGGGGCGATGTCATGTTCGGCCATGACCGCATCGTCCTGGCCGCGGCGGCCGAGGATGCCCCCATGGATCTTGGGGTGTAGCGTCTTGACCCGGCCATCCATGATCTCGGGAAAGCCGGTGTGCTCAGAGACTTCCGTCACGGCGATACCGCTTTCGGCAAGCAGGCGTCGCCGCCGGGATAGAGCAGCAACAGATGGTCGCACCAGCGTGCCGCCAGGTTGAGGNTCGCCGAGCAGGTGCATGCCTCGCTGGATCTTGGGGTGTAGCGTCTTGACCCGGCCATCCATGATCTCGGGAAAGCCGGTGTGCTCAGAGACTTCCGTCACGGCGATACCGCTTTCGGCAAGCAGGCGAAATGTGCCGCCGGTAGAGAGCAGTTCGACCCCTTGTGCACTCAGGCCCCGAGCGAAGTCGACGATGCCACTCTTGTCGGAAACACTGATGAGGGCGCGGCGAACCGGTCGGGAGGCGGGGATATCGGACATGATGCGACTCTATGTTGAAGGTGGGGGGAAGTAGTAGGTACTACCGGGCGGCCAAGGGCCAGCCAATTCAGATCAGGTCATGCTGCTTGAGCTTCTTTCGCAGCGTGCCTCGGTTGAGCCCGAGGATTTCGGCGGCGCGAGTCTGATTGCCCTGGGTATAGTCCAATACGGCAGCCATCAGCGGGGCTTCGACCTCGGCCATCACCATGGCATAGAGGTCGGTCGCAGTACCGCCATCGAGGTGATCGAAGTAACGTCGCATGGCGCAATCCACGGCCTCACGCAGTGGCTGTTCTACCGACGCTGCCGGCGAGGACGGCGTGTCGAGGCCGGCCACTTCGGTGCAAGGACCGATGTCGATTTCCGACAGGTTGGGGTTCCGGTTGAAGGCTTCACGATTCATGCGGCACTGATTCCATTCGCTGCCCTGGAGGAGGCTGGGCCGCTCCCAGGGCAAAAGAGGTCGTCGATGAAGTCATATTGCTCGGCTGGATGCTGAAGGACATTGAAGGCAGCGCGTAGTTCGCGCTGCCGACCCTCGCCGAGTCGATGATCCGATGCGAGGTACCAGCCGAGGTGTTTGCGCGCGATGCGCACCCCCATTGTCTCCCCGTAAAAGGCGTGCAGGGCCGACAGATGATCTAGCAATACGTCGGCGCGCTCGCGCTCCGTGGGTGGGGGCAGTGCCTGTCCATGGCGAAGGTAATGGTCAATCTCGCGGAATATCCAAGGGTTGCCCTGGGCGCCGCGACCGACCATCACCGCATCCGCTCCAGTATAGTCGAGAACGAAGGCAGCCTTCTCCGGCGAGTCGATATCACCGTTGGCGAACACGGGAATATTCACCCTTGACTTGATGTCGGCGATGGTATTGTACTCGGCCTGGCCGCTGTAGCGCTGCTGACGATGACGGCCATGGACCGCCAGCGCCTGGATACCGGCCGATTCGGCGAGCCGGGCCACGCGGAGCCCGTTGTTGCTGTCGGCGCACCAGCCAGTGCGGATCTTGAGCGTCACCGGAACGTCCACCGCGGCGACCACTGCCTCGAGAATCTCGGCCACCAGGGCTTCATCGCGCAGGAGTGCGGAGCCGGCGGCCTTGTTGCACACCTTCTTCGCCGGACAGCCCATGTTGATATCGATGATCTCTGCCCCCTGAGCGGCGTTAAGGCGAGCCGCTTCGGCGAGCATCGCCGCATCGCCACCGGCAATCTGCACCGTGCGAGGGCCTGGCTCTCCGCGGTGGTCCATGCGCTGGCGAGACTTGCGGGTGTGCCATAGCGAGGGATCCGAAGTCACCATTTCGCCTACCACTAGGCCAGCACCCAGTCGACGGCAGAGCTGTCGAAAGGGGCGGTCGGTCACACCGGCCATGGGGGCTAGGACCACCCGGTTGGGTAGGCGATGTCGGCCGATCTGTGGCAGGGGGCGGCTATCAGGCATGGTGCAGTCTAATGGCTTGGGGGCTGCATATCATACGCCCCCGTCGTCGTATGGTGAAGGCGGCAATAGGTGGTGTTCCGCTTCAGATCGGTCGTTGTCCGCTCAGGCGCACCCATCCTTCGCGAATCTCCGGTTCGTCCATGACCAGGCCCTGTTCCCGGTAGGCCTCGAGGACCTCGCCGGCTTGGCTCTCGAGGATGCCCGAGAGCACCAGCCGGCCGGCCGGAGCCACGTGTCCGGCAACGGTCGCTGCCATGTCGATCAGCGGCCCGGCGAGAATATTGGCGATCACCACGGGAAAGGTCGTTGCCGTGCCGGACTCTGCCAGTTCCTCGGGATAGCAGAGGCGGAGGTCTTCATCGGCAATCGCGTTGCGGGCGGCATTGTCCCGGCTGGCCTGTAGCGCCTGGGGATCGATATCGGTGCCGATGGCCTGTCCTGCGCCGAGCTTGAGCGCGGCGATGGCCAGAATGCCCGAGCCGCAGCCGATGTCGAGTACGGCTCGTTCATCTAGCTCGCCTGTCAGGCTCAGGCCGTCCAGCCACTCCAGGCAGAGTGCCGTGGTGGGGTGGGTGCCGGTGCCGAAGGCGAGCCCCGGGTCGAGATGCAGGTTGACCGCATCGGGGTCTGGCGGCTGGTGCCAGCTCGGCACGATCCACAGCCGCTGGCCCATGCGCAGAGGCTGGAAGCCGTCCATCCACTCCCCCTGCCCTGACAGGCATAGTGCACCATCCATGGTCGCCGCCTGGAGCAGTTCCGAACTCAGCACGACGTTCAGAGGGAACGCCAGTGGCGGATCGACAAGGTCGTCCGGCTTGGCGTCATGCCCCAGAAGTTGCACCCCCTCCCAGCTCCGCTGCCGATGCGTAAGACGCAGCGTGCCCTTCTGCCAGTCCGCATCGATCTCGCGAACACGACCATGGACCGTCAGGGACGCCGGCACATCCAAGTTGAAGAGATGGAGGATGGCACCCTCCGCCAGGCACGGCAGATAGATCTCGCGCAGGTGGGGCAGGCGGTCGAGCTGCAGGTGCAGGTAGTGCTGCCGACCACAGCCGCGCAGATCCAGGACTTCCAGTGCTGGATCGTCGTGCAAGTCCAGGGCGCGCAGCCGCAGTTCATTCAGCACGAGACGGCGCCCTTGGTCGGCATTGCCGGTCGGGCCATGCAGGGCGACGACCTGGCCCAGCGTCTCGCCCAGGCCTATGCCGGCATCAGCGAGCTGATTGCGCTGCACAGGCCCGGGGAGTTCGCCATCGAGCAGGTGTTCATGTCGAAGAACGCCGACTCGGCACTCAAGCTAGGGNTATGCTGCTCGGGGTCGGTCTCGAAGGCCCAGTTGTAGCGCTTGCCCTGCAGCGGGTAGGCCAGTGCCGCCGGCATCTGGGTGCGGAAGTCGAGACGGTAGTCGGGGCCGCCGGCTTCCAGCAGCAGTACGCTGACCTCGGGGTCTTCCGTAAGCCGGGCGGCAAGCACGTTGCCGGCCGAGCCGGCGCCGATGATGATGTAGTCGAATTCGCGAATCTGGGACATAACCTTTCTCACTGATAACGCCACGGAAGCGGGCCTGCTAACGGGGGGCTCGGGACTGACCCGTCGACAAGCCCCGGAGCGCCGGACCATCGAGGAGGCGCTGTGAATCCTTCCTTGGACGCTACCGATGCCATCCCTGGCATCGGACCCCCTCTACGACCTGTCCCCGGCGCCGCTCATCTTGCTGGCCGCAGCATACACACGGCCTGTAGCTCGAGATCTGTGGCTTAGAAGACCGACTCGAAGGGCCCCATCTCCACCTGCACCGATTTGGTCTGGGTGTAGTGGGCCAGGGTCTCGATGCCATTCTCGCGGCCCACACCGGACTGCTTGTAGCCGCCCACCGGCATCTCGGCCGGCGACTCGCCCCAGGTGTTGATCCAGCAGATGCCGGCTTCAAGGCGGTGGATGGTGCGGTGCGCCCGGGCGAGGCTCTCGGTGAAAACGCCCGCGGCCAGCCCGTAGTGGGTGTCGTTGGCGCGCCGGATGAGCTCCTCGTCGTCATCGAAGGCGAGTATCGCCATCACCGGGCCGAAGATCTCCTGTCGCACGATGCGCATCTCGTCACTGCAATCTGTGAAAACGGTGGGCGCGGCCCATGCGCCCTTGGCGAAGGCGCCCTCTGCCATCGGCTCACCGCCGATCAGTAGCCGGGCACCCTCCTGCTTGCCCAGCTCGATGTAGGAGAGCACCTTCTCCTGATGGCCATAGCTCACCAGGGGGCCGAAATTGGTCTCGGGGTCGAGCGGGTCGCCGGCCCTGATACGGGCCACGCGCTCGGTGATCTTCTCCTCGAAGGCCTCCTTCACGGAGCCATGGACGAAGACGCGAGTGCCATTGGTACAGATCTGGCCACTGGAATAGAAGTTGGCCATCATCGCCGCATCGGCGGCGCGGTCCAGGTCGGCGTCGGCAAAGACGATCAGCGGCGACTTGCCGCCGAGCTCCATGGTCACATCCTTGAGCGAGGAGCCCCCGGCGGCAGCCATCACCTTCTTGCCGGTGCCCACTTCGCCGGTGAAGGACACCTTGTCGATGCCGGGGTGCCCAGTCAGCATCTGTCCCACGCGTCCGTCGCCCTGGACAATATTGAAGACGCCATCCGGCAGCCCGGCCTCGGTGAATATCTCGGCCAGCTTCATGGCAGTCAGTGGCGTGACTTCGCTGGGCTTGAGCACCACGGCGTTGCCCGCGGCCAGCGCCGGGGCGGCCTTCCAGCAGGCGATCTGGATGGGGTAGTTCCAGGCCGCGATGGCGCCGATCACACCTAGCGGCTCGCGGCGGGTATAGACGAAGGACGACTCGCGAAGGGGAAGCTGGCTGCCCTCGATGGCGGGGGCCAGGCCGGCATAATATTCGATGACATCGGCACCGGTCACGATATCCACGGCGGCGGTTTCGCTGATCGGCTTGCCGGTATTGCGTGTCTCCAGCTCGGCGATCTCGTCATTACGCTCGCG
It contains:
- the fis gene encoding DNA-binding transcriptional regulator Fis encodes the protein MNREAFNRNPNLSEIDIGPCTEVAGLDTPSSPAASVEQPLREAVDCAMRRYFDHLDGGTATDLYAMVMAEVEAPLMAAVLDYTQGNQTRAAEILGLNRGTLRKKLKQHDLI
- the dusB gene encoding tRNA dihydrouridine synthase DusB yields the protein MPDSRPLPQIGRHRLPNRVVLAPMAGVTDRPFRQLCRRLGAGLVVGEMVTSDPSLWHTRKSRQRMDHRGEPGPRTVQIAGGDAAMLAEAARLNAAQGAEIIDINMGCPAKKVCNKAAGSALLRDEALVAEILEAVVAAVDVPVTLKIRTGWCADSNNGLRVARLAESAGIQALAVHGRHRQQRYSGQAEYNTIADIKSRVNIPVFANGDIDSPEKAAFVLDYTGADAVMVGRGAQGNPWIFREIDHYLRHGQALPPPTERERADVLLDHLSALHAFYGETMGVRIARKHLGWYLASDHRLGEGRQRELRAAFNVLQHPAEQYDFIDDLFCPGSGPASSRAANGISAA
- the betB gene encoding betaine-aldehyde dehydrogenase, translated to MASLETETLYIDGRRVEATSGETFDVHNPYDGSLLARVQQASQADVDNAVAAARRGQRVWAAMTGMERGRILNRAVALLRERNDEIAELETRNTGKPISETAAVDIVTGADVIEYYAGLAPAIEGSQLPLRESSFVYTRREPLGVIGAIAAWNYPIQIACWKAAPALAAGNAVVLKPSEVTPLTAMKLAEIFTEAGLPDGVFNIVQGDGRVGQMLTGHPGIDKVSFTGEVGTGKKVMAAAGGSSLKDVTMELGGKSPLIVFADADLDRAADAAMMANFYSSGQICTNGTRVFVHGSVKEAFEEKITERVARIRAGDPLDPETNFGPLVSYGHQEKVLSYIELGKQEGARLLIGGEPMAEGAFAKGAWAAPTVFTDCSDEMRIVRQEIFGPVMAILAFDDDEELIRRANDTHYGLAAGVFTESLARAHRTIHRLEAGICWINTWGESPAEMPVGGYKQSGVGRENGIETLAHYTQTKSVQVEMGPFESVF
- a CDS encoding crossover junction endodeoxyribonuclease RuvC, producing MQGDDLAQRLAQAYAGISELIALHRPGEFAIEQVFMSKNADSALKLGXCCSGSVSKAQL
- the prmA gene encoding 50S ribosomal protein L11 methyltransferase: MQRNQLADAGIGLGETLGQVVALHGPTGNADQGRRLVLNELRLRALDLHDDPALEVLDLRGCGRQHYLHLQLDRLPHLREIYLPCLAEGAILHLFNLDVPASLTVHGRVREIDADWQKGTLRLTHRQRSWEGVQLLGHDAKPDDLVDPPLAFPLNVVLSSELLQAATMDGALCLSGQGEWMDGFQPLRMGQRLWIVPSWHQPPDPDAVNLHLDPGLAFGTGTHPTTALCLEWLDGLSLTGELDERAVLDIGCGSGILAIAALKLGAGQAIGTDIDPQALQASRDNAARNAIADEDLRLCYPEELAESGTATTFPVVIANILAGPLIDMAATVAGHVAPAGRLVLSGILESQAGEVLEAYREQGLVMDEPEIREGWVRLSGQRPI